One genomic segment of Bradyrhizobium prioriisuperbiae includes these proteins:
- a CDS encoding sugar ABC transporter permease, whose amino-acid sequence MTPKLAAARDPSAPSRTSFTDPRRATWPIIAIFVGPALLVYFGLTAYPAFRTIFDSFFTIDGPGAISFTGLSNYRDLLTDETFWAAVRNTFIWSFVAPVLDVATGLLLAVALYAGVPFARFFRVAWFTPVLLSYVVVAILWMWIYNYDWGAVNIGLRAIGLDSWTQSWLGNPNTALGALIVTHAWKWAGFNMVVCLAAIHSLPSEVLEASELDNCGWWDKLRFIIVPMLRPTLLNLYILAFIGKMKIFDLVWIMTQGGPLWSTETVSTYVYKRAFNWNTFDLGYPSAIAAVWFGVVCAAVMLLNRLLASRERLEF is encoded by the coding sequence ATGACTCCAAAACTGGCGGCGGCGCGCGATCCAAGCGCGCCGTCGCGCACTTCCTTTACCGACCCGCGCCGCGCCACGTGGCCGATCATCGCGATCTTTGTCGGCCCCGCGCTGCTGGTCTATTTCGGCCTGACCGCCTATCCTGCTTTCCGCACCATCTTCGACAGCTTCTTCACCATCGACGGCCCCGGCGCCATCTCCTTCACCGGCCTGTCGAACTACAGGGATCTGCTGACCGACGAGACATTCTGGGCCGCGGTGCGCAACACCTTCATCTGGTCGTTCGTCGCCCCCGTGCTTGATGTCGCCACCGGCCTGCTGCTAGCCGTCGCGCTGTATGCCGGCGTGCCGTTTGCGCGTTTTTTCCGCGTCGCCTGGTTCACGCCGGTGCTGCTGTCCTATGTCGTGGTCGCCATCCTCTGGATGTGGATCTACAACTATGACTGGGGCGCGGTGAATATCGGCTTACGCGCGATCGGCCTCGATTCCTGGACCCAATCCTGGCTCGGCAATCCCAACACCGCGCTTGGCGCGCTGATCGTCACCCACGCCTGGAAATGGGCCGGCTTCAACATGGTGGTGTGCCTCGCCGCCATCCACTCCTTGCCGTCCGAAGTGCTGGAAGCCTCCGAGCTTGATAACTGCGGCTGGTGGGACAAGCTGCGCTTCATCATCGTTCCGATGCTGCGCCCGACGCTGCTCAACCTCTATATCCTCGCCTTCATCGGCAAGATGAAGATCTTCGACCTGGTCTGGATCATGACCCAGGGTGGCCCGCTGTGGTCGACCGAGACCGTCTCGACCTATGTCTACAAGCGCGCCTTCAACTGGAACACATTCGACCTCGGTTATCCCTCGGCCATCGCGGCGGTGTGGTTTGGCGTGGTCTGCGCGGCGGTGATGCTGCTCAACCGCCTGCTCGCCTCGCGCGAACGCCTGGAGTTCTGA
- a CDS encoding carbohydrate ABC transporter permease, translating to MAAFSLPRLASRGALSGIIALYTFYALAPFVWLATMSVRTTGEISLNHYAWPKPFHWEQFRSAWVDSDFATYFWNSTVVVVGAVIVVTLIGAAAAHCLARFQFRGNRLIYGILFSSIIFPPQITLISLYQILVDYNLYNSLLGLTLVYISLQLPLTVYLLEGFFARIPQDLFDAAKIDGYGDLEIFWRIALPVGMPAIATTLILNFIQLWNEFLFAVVLITDPEKRTLPIGIRAFMGDHFQDIGMIATGVMISVIPVIIVYVFFSEKLIRGMTAGAIK from the coding sequence ATGGCCGCCTTCTCCCTTCCCCGGCTGGCCAGCCGTGGCGCGCTGAGCGGGATCATTGCGCTCTATACGTTCTACGCACTGGCGCCGTTTGTCTGGCTCGCCACCATGTCGGTGCGCACCACCGGCGAAATCAGCCTCAATCATTATGCCTGGCCGAAGCCGTTCCATTGGGAGCAATTCCGCAGCGCCTGGGTGGATTCGGACTTCGCCACCTATTTCTGGAATTCCACCGTCGTGGTGGTGGGCGCCGTCATCGTGGTCACCCTGATCGGTGCGGCCGCGGCGCATTGCCTCGCCCGTTTCCAGTTCAGGGGCAACCGCCTGATCTACGGCATCCTGTTCTCGTCGATCATCTTCCCGCCGCAGATCACGCTGATTTCGCTCTACCAGATCCTGGTCGACTACAACCTCTACAACAGCCTGCTGGGCCTGACGCTGGTCTACATCTCGCTGCAGCTTCCACTCACCGTCTATCTGCTGGAAGGCTTTTTCGCGCGGATTCCGCAGGACCTGTTCGATGCTGCCAAGATCGACGGTTATGGCGACCTGGAAATTTTCTGGCGGATCGCGCTGCCGGTCGGCATGCCGGCGATCGCCACCACATTGATCCTGAACTTCATCCAGCTCTGGAACGAATTCCTGTTCGCCGTGGTGCTGATCACCGATCCGGAGAAACGGACTTTGCCGATCGGCATCCGCGCCTTTATGGGCGATCACTTCCAGGACATCGGCATGATCGCCACCGGCGTGATGATTTCGGTGATCCCCGTCATTATCGTCTATGTGTTTTTCTCGGAAAAACTCATTCGCGGCATGACGGCGGGCGCCATCAAATAG
- a CDS encoding sn-glycerol-3-phosphate ABC transporter ATP-binding protein UgpC, whose amino-acid sequence MAVVTLENISKRYAGPSGHLAVDNVDITIADGEFMVLLGPSGCGKSTTLRMIAGLESITSGTLSIEGRVMNDVAAKDRDIAMVFQSYALYPHMSVEQNLGFGLRRRNIANAEIDRRVKEAAQLLGLDTLLQRKPSALSGGQRQRVALGRAMVREPMVFLFDEPLSNLDAALRVNTRNELIKQHHRLKSTMIYVTHDQVEAMTMGTRICVMNGGKVAQIGAPLDVYWNPADTFVARFLGSPPMNLFKASIAGAADGAQAATGFLRASLKRWSPETLHRLANKAITIGVRAEDLHLDQAAVPVTDRGSIRGRVAAVEPLGAETLLLVETAPGVECTARLPRNLKVSPGETVELFFAPSAVFLFDQETTRAIRSDLQ is encoded by the coding sequence ATGGCCGTCGTCACCCTCGAGAACATCAGCAAGCGTTATGCGGGACCGTCGGGTCATCTCGCCGTGGACAATGTCGACATCACCATCGCCGACGGCGAGTTCATGGTGCTGCTCGGTCCCTCAGGCTGCGGCAAGTCGACCACGCTGCGGATGATCGCGGGGCTGGAGTCCATCACCTCCGGCACGCTGTCGATCGAAGGCCGGGTCATGAACGATGTGGCGGCGAAAGACCGCGACATCGCCATGGTGTTCCAGTCCTATGCGCTCTACCCGCACATGAGCGTCGAGCAGAATCTCGGCTTCGGCCTGCGCCGGCGCAACATCGCCAATGCCGAGATCGACCGGCGGGTGAAGGAAGCCGCCCAACTGCTCGGGCTCGATACGCTGCTGCAACGCAAGCCGAGCGCGCTGTCGGGCGGCCAGCGCCAGCGGGTGGCGCTGGGGCGCGCCATGGTGCGCGAACCGATGGTGTTCCTGTTCGACGAGCCGCTCTCGAACCTCGATGCAGCGTTGCGCGTCAACACCCGCAACGAGTTGATCAAGCAGCATCATCGTCTGAAATCGACCATGATCTATGTGACCCACGACCAGGTCGAGGCGATGACCATGGGCACGCGGATCTGTGTGATGAACGGCGGCAAGGTGGCCCAGATCGGCGCGCCGCTCGATGTCTACTGGAATCCGGCCGATACCTTCGTGGCGCGCTTTCTGGGATCGCCGCCGATGAACCTGTTCAAAGCCAGCATCGCCGGCGCAGCCGACGGCGCCCAGGCCGCAACCGGCTTCCTCCGCGCTTCGCTGAAACGATGGTCGCCGGAGACGCTGCACCGGCTGGCGAACAAAGCCATCACCATCGGCGTTCGCGCCGAGGATTTGCATCTTGACCAGGCCGCGGTGCCTGTGACCGATCGCGGCTCGATCCGCGGCCGCGTGGCCGCCGTCGAGCCGCTGGGCGCGGAAACCCTGCTGCTGGTGGAGACCGCACCCGGCGTGGAATGCACGGCACGCCTGCCGCGCAATCTCAAGGTTTCACCCGGCGAAACCGTCGAACTGTTCTTCGCGCCCTCCGCCGTCTTCCTGTTCGATCAGGAAACGACGCGCGCCATCAGGAGCGACCTGCAATGA
- a CDS encoding Gfo/Idh/MocA family oxidoreductase, with amino-acid sequence MTKPLHIGLIGAGMVSRHHLIGWRELAGQAKVVAIADPSEDNAGQRASEFDIPAIFPDAAAMLDNVDLGAVDIAAPRALHAPLVRLVAERGIPILCQKPLAPTLREAEQLIADVGTRTRLMVHENWRFRGYYRDAAAWLHAGKIGRIKQAQLTLMTSGVLAGTDGKRPALERQPFMRHEKRLLVAEVLIHHLDTLRVLLGEMQVRSAGLSRTYQELAGEDGAVIQLETGDGAAVSVFASFAAHGHPATQVDRLDILGETGAIRLDGDMLRCLSTSPEDQRYDLATEYQGSYTATIRHFIDCLTHDRPFETSPEDNLKTLRLVEDCYRLSGWEGA; translated from the coding sequence ATGACCAAGCCGCTGCATATCGGCCTGATCGGCGCCGGCATGGTCAGCCGGCACCATTTGATCGGTTGGCGCGAGCTCGCCGGCCAGGCAAAGGTCGTGGCGATCGCCGATCCGTCGGAGGACAATGCCGGACAACGCGCTTCAGAGTTCGACATCCCGGCAATTTTTCCCGATGCCGCGGCCATGCTCGACAATGTCGACCTCGGCGCTGTGGATATCGCAGCGCCTCGCGCCCTGCACGCGCCACTGGTGCGTTTGGTCGCGGAAAGAGGCATCCCCATCCTGTGCCAGAAACCGCTGGCGCCGACGCTGCGCGAAGCTGAGCAACTGATTGCGGATGTCGGGACGCGAACCCGGCTGATGGTGCACGAGAACTGGCGGTTTCGTGGTTATTACCGCGACGCGGCGGCGTGGCTGCATGCCGGCAAGATCGGCCGGATCAAGCAGGCGCAGCTCACGCTCATGACCTCCGGGGTATTGGCGGGGACCGACGGCAAGCGACCGGCGCTGGAGCGGCAGCCGTTCATGCGACACGAGAAACGCTTGCTGGTGGCGGAGGTCCTGATCCATCATCTGGACACCCTGCGCGTGCTGCTGGGTGAGATGCAGGTGAGGAGCGCCGGCTTGAGCAGGACCTATCAGGAGCTGGCCGGCGAAGACGGCGCGGTGATTCAGCTCGAAACCGGCGACGGCGCGGCCGTCTCAGTGTTCGCCAGCTTCGCGGCCCATGGCCATCCGGCGACGCAAGTGGACCGGCTCGATATCCTGGGTGAGACCGGCGCGATCCGGCTGGACGGCGATATGCTGCGATGCCTGAGCACGTCGCCGGAAGACCAGCGTTACGATCTGGCCACCGAGTACCAGGGCTCCTACACCGCCACCATCCGGCATTTCATCGACTGCCT